The following is a genomic window from Gigantopelta aegis isolate Gae_Host chromosome 5, Gae_host_genome, whole genome shotgun sequence.
GACATGCAATGTTAGACGTCACGAAGGCTCTGCTGGTGGGAAACTGCTCAATAATGGCAATTACTACGCTAAAAAtcctaatatattttcttcCGAGAATATTAACGGTAATATGCACCAGAACAATACAGCATTTCTACAATGCATAACAGTATATTCAGTATAGTATCTATGCTCAAAACGTATTCCCTACAGATAGCTAAACTTGGATCACGATGTATTGTTCCACCTCCGTCTATAGGAGGCCTGTCACTGTTACAGTGTTCCACTACATGCGCCAGAATCCTTTCACCAAAACAGAACCTTAACAGACAGGTtgtattacatacattttctttCTCCAATATGATACGTCTATGTTAGGGTTTGGTCGGTTACTCATTAACCTGCGTGTAGAATGTAAAAAAGATTTAGCCAAAATTCATATGTAGATTTTATTGTCAATGGCTACTTTGGCAGAAACCCAGACATGAAACGATTAACGTAATGCTTTTGTTATAAAATCGGATAAACTAATCACACACACAGTAGCGGACCATTAACTCACCACAGCGAAACCACCAAGTCGAAGTGAATACAATATGTAGGCCATTCTATTCTGAAGAAAAACCGTGTTTTTGCTCTGAAAACCGTAAGCCTTTGCCATGGGTAGGAAACAAGCTCGCTCCCCTACGCCTATACATTGCCTTGCACACATATTGTTAAGACCAGTCCAGCATGCTCATTTCTCAACCAGGACAAGTACGTTTTGAAAATAAGCCCGTTTTCACTTGTTTAAAACTTGAAAAATCAATTACAAAACGGAAGAAGGCTTAACTTGATTACTGGCATGTAGTCTATTGGGATGGCGACATGTTAATATGACTTTCACACCATTGCTGACCATTTTATTGGGTTACAAGAGTTTCGGGGACATCCGGCCGGAAATGATCGCTGGTAGACTGGTAGACATATGGTTCGGTCTTAGCGAACGGTATCACAAAACACTCATTTATTTCTCCTGTAGAAGTCACACTTTGTAAGGAAACGAAATTAGTGTTTATTTAATAAGCGGATATTGGCTTTGTGAGATAATTTTGCTATTTGCTACACTTGTTACACTTGTTCTAGAGCGTGAAACTGGGTCAACcgaaaaggaaaaaaacccaaatcatgCTGTTGctaatagtagtggtggtagtggttgtaCTGATGTTGGTGTTAGTGGTTGAACACGATGGTGGTGGCAGTAGTATTAATGATAGTAATGGTATTGgtagttggtggtggtggtgatggatGTGATgttagtggtggtgatggtggtagtcaCGATAGTGGTTGTGATcatggtggtggtaatagtgaCTGTGATAGTATTTGTGATGGTGATTGTGATCTGTAGCGGTGATGGTGACTGTAGTGCTGGTGGTGATTGTAGTGGTGAGTGTGGTTGTGATGGTGattgtagtggtgatggtgattgTAGTGGTGAGTGTGGTTGTGATGGTGATCTGTAGCGGTGATGGTGattgtagtggtgatggtgattgTAGTGGTGAGTGTGGTTGTGATGGTGATCTGTAGCGGTGATATTGATTGTAGTGGTGAGTGTGGTTGTGATGGTGATCTGTAGCGGTGATGGTGattgtagtggtgatggtgattgTAGTGGTGAGTGTGGTTGTGATGGTGATTTGTAGCGGTGATGGTGattgtagtggtgatggtgattgtagtggtgatggtggttgtagtggtgatggtgattgTAGTGGTGAGTGTGGTTGTGATGGTGATCTGTAGCGGTGATGGTGATTGTAGTGCTGGTGGTGATTGTAGTGGTGAGTGTGGTTGTGATGGTGATTGTAGTGCTGGTGGTGATTGTAGTGGTGAGTGTGGTTGTGATGGTGATCTGTAGCGGTGATGGTGATCTGTAGCGGTGATGGTGATTGTAGTGCTGGTGGTGATTGTAGTGGTGAGTGTGGTTGTGATGGTGattgtagtggtgatggtgattgTAGTGGTGAGTGTGGTTGTGATGGTGATCTGTAGCGGTGATGGTGattgtagtggtgatggtgattgTAGTGGTGAGTGTGGTTGTGATGGTGATCTGTAGCGGTGATGGTGATTGTAGTGGTGAGTGTGGTTGTGATGGTGATTGTAGTTGTGATGGTGACTGTAGTGGTGATGGTCAgtgtagtggtgatggtgattatAGTGGTGAGTGTGGTTGTGATGGTGattgtagtggtgatggtgattgTAGTGGTGAATATGGTTGTGATGGTGATTGTAGTTGTGATGGTGACTGTAGTGGTGATGGTCAgtgtagtggtgatggtgattatAGTGGTGAGTGTGGTTGTGATGGTGattgtagtggtgatggtgattgTAGTGGTGAATATGGTTGTGATGGTGATTGTAGTTGTGATGGTGACTGTAGTGGTGATGGTCAgtgtagtggtgatggtgattatAGTGGTGGTCGTGATTGTATTGGTGATGGTGATTGTAGTGATGGTCGTGATTGTACTGGTGGAGGTTGTGGTGACTGTAGCGGTGATCGTGAATGTTATGATGATTGTAGTGATTATGGTGattgtagtagtgttggtgtgtaatggtgatggtgattgCAGTGGTGATGGACGATTGTCGTAATGGTAGTGGTGATAGTTATTGTAGTGATGAAGGTGATTGTAGTGGTGAAGGTGTTtctagtggtgatggtgattgTAGTGGTAATGGTAACTGTAGTGTTAATGTGTAATGATTAAGGTGattgtagtggtgatggtgatggtgattgtAGTGGTGATCATGGAGGTGATAgtcgtg
Proteins encoded in this region:
- the LOC121372986 gene encoding uncharacterized protein LOC121372986: MTFTPLLTILLGYKSFGDIRPEMIAAVMVTVVLVVIVVVSVVVMVIVVVMVIVVVSVVVMVICSGDGDCSGDGDCSAVMVIVVLVVIVVVSVVVMVIVVLVVIVVVSVVVMVICSGDGDL